In Streptococcus gallolyticus subsp. gallolyticus DSM 16831, the sequence AAAAACTTTATTATTCGTGGAAAATTAAGTCCTGATAAAGAAAGCGTTATTTGGGAAAATAATCGAATTGAAGTTGAATTTCCAGGTATAGACCCTGACTTATACTTTGAAGGTGATAAAACTTATATCCAATTCACTGGTTACCTCGAAAACGATCAAAAAGCCATTCGTCAAATCGAAATAGATATCACAACTGGTCAGACACTTAGACAAGCTGAGATTCTTTCTTATGGCTCTGGTGGACGTGATGTTGAAGGACCTCACATTATCAAAAAAGGTGATTACTACTACCTTCTACTTGCTGAAGGGGGAACTGGACTTAGTCATATGATTACCATGTTTCGAAGCAAAAATCTTTGGGGACCTTACGATGAAGCTGCACCAAATAATCCACTCTTTACCAATCGTGATCGTGCCGAGCAAGCTCTTCAAAACATTGGACACGCTGACCTTTTTCAAGATCAACTTGGTAATTGGTGGCTAACTTGCCTTGGCACACGACCAGCTACAGTTGGCTTCGTCCAGTATACCAATATTGGTCGTGAAACACTTTTGTACCCCGTGGATTGGTCAGGAGAATGGCCTCTTATCAACAATGGAATTCCAACTGACACTGTCAATATGACGAATTTCCCAGAACATGCTCAAACACTTTCACCGCAAAAATTCACTGATTTTGTCGATACCTTTGAAACTTCTGAACTTAATCCTGAATGGCTCAGTTTGCGTGATAGCTTAGCTAATCGAATCACTATCAAAAATAATGCCCTAAGCCTCACTGGCTCATCTGAAAAACTTGAAACCCTCGGAGTACCAAGCTTTCTTGCAGTACGCCAGACAGAACACGCAGAAATTTTCCAAGTTGACATTAGCTCAGAAAGTCACCCCAATAATGGTGCTTTTGGTTTAGCAATTATGATTAATAATGATCACTATGCCACACTCACGCTTGAGAAAACTCAAAATAATAAGTTTTCGATTTACAAACACATTAAAGTCCTTGATTTAGAAGTCAACGAAAAAATCGGTGAACTTTCTGACTTACCACAAACACTTAGTATTACAAATACCAAGGACAGCAAGATTTTCAAAGCAACAAGCAATAACCAAGAAATCAGCTTCACTATTAATGCCATGCATTTTTCAAACGAAGTAATCGCTGCTCTAAACACGGGTGATGTCCAAGGTATCTATGCTACTAATAATGCCGTAATAACCATTACTCAAGCTAGCCGTAGAAAAATTAAGTAAAAAATAAACTGGGGAAGCTGTTCAGTTCCTCAGCTTGTTTTTTATGTAAAAATTAAACAGATAAAAATTGAAAAAGTAGAGCCACACTCTTATGACTCTACTTTGTTGGAGATTATGAAAAAGAAAAGTTTTAGGATTGTTTATAATATAATCGTTTAAACTTAATAAATTCTTAACCATATTTAAAATTCCCCAGAAGTGGTTTCTCAGATAATCTTGATATTTCCTATTTTCTTCTTGCAATTTTTACAGTTTCAGTCAAACCAAATGGTTCAACCAAAAGGTATTGGTTTAATCCACCTCTAAACTGTGTTCCAAGTGTATTTGTAACTTCGATTCTAATCGTATTTTCTCCCTCATGGAATAGATTAGTGACATCAAAAATGTATGGTGGTGCAATTCTAACACCCGCCGATTTACCATTAATAAGGACTTGAGCGACTTCGTAAGCGGCACCTAAATCAATTTTGCAAATTTGCTCCACGTTATCTAGATTTACTGTTGCTGTATAGGCTACTGTGCCAGTAATACGGTCATATGATGGTAAAGTATTAATTGGTTTTAGCTTTGCCATTTTCCCAATGACGTTAAATTTTGGGTATTCTTTTGCTGAAGCTAATTCAACTTCCCAATTTGGAGTTAATGCTTCATCCAAGTTTGATTTTTCTTCTTGAGAAATTTCAGTATGATTTTCGTTATCAAAAACCCATACAATGGTTTGATAAGGCGCCAATATGAGTTGATTGTTAACAATCTCTTTTTTGACATCATCATAGGCTTCATAAGCATAGCTTGGCTTTTCTGAAGATGAGAAATAAACTTGCGCATCAATAGTTTGGCTTAAACTTTCATTGAAAAACATCCAATAGTCTTTGTCATTTTTTTGATAATGGTAATAGACCAATTCAGGATAATATTTGCTCAAACGTATTTCAGTAGACTCTTCTAAAATATCAGGAAGTTCACTTAAGTTAGCAAGCTGTGGATTTTTAACAAGTTCAGCAATATTTTCAGGATATTCTTTCAAAAAAATCACTTCAGTTCCTGATAAAAGAACATTATTCAATGCATTTACCACAACTTTTGGAAGATACTCAGCATATGGAATTACAAGAACATCAAATTCATGTTGGTTAATTACTAATTTTTTATTTTGAAAGCTTGCCGTTTGAAGCAAATCGTTACTGATAATATCAAAATCAATTTGATGTTGCGTCAACACACGAGCTGGAACTTCAACTGGCATATAATCGCCAACCCATTCAAATTCTGCTGGATAAAAGAGTGCTACTGGCGCTTTATGACTTCCATCACTAAACATAGACATCAAACGATTGACATAATCTGAGAAATAAGTCATATAGCGATATTGTGGATTATTTCCTCTAGCGTAAAAATGAGGTGGACAATCAAAATCAGGATATTCTTTAGGATTAAAGGCATGAGGCACTAGATAATTGATACCACGTACAATTAAATGATCAGCAATCCATTTCATTGTTTTTAAACCTTCATTCCAACCATAAGCACCAAAGGCTTCGCACATAGCACGTCCCTTTTTATGAGGGTATAAATCAGCCGCAGAAGCCCCCAACTTGGCTAGGGCATAATGATAAAATTC encodes:
- a CDS encoding glycosylhydrolase-like jelly roll fold domain-containing protein; this translates as MELVKNHLYPFFWQHGEEEEVLIEYVEKIYQSGMRGLCVESRPHPNFVGEKWWKDLGIIIRECQKRDMKIWVLDDSHFPTGFANGKIKENYPDYLKQYLAMRRFDIVGPMKGARIDASQLKGRPWEIGQAEMIDIIGVYLAERSTGNRAGDPIKTETLVDITENFQGDTIYLDIPTGDWSVFVVFSTHEGGEESTKDYLNPLVSEATQILIDEVYEKHFKHVGQYFGDTITAFFSDEPRFGNVKGTDATIGKKNMVLPWRPKLEKELEFDNKFLPLLWIPTDNKAEREVRYAYMDLVTREYNKNFTKVLADWCELHGVAYLGHNIEDNGAHARLGYGTGHFFRGQEAQHFSGIDVIGGQVVPGMNYHHDAYQTGGSNGEFYHYALAKLGASAADLYPHKKGRAMCEAFGAYGWNEGLKTMKWIADHLIVRGINYLVPHAFNPKEYPDFDCPPHFYARGNNPQYRYMTYFSDYVNRLMSMFSDGSHKAPVALFYPAEFEWVGDYMPVEVPARVLTQHQIDFDIISNDLLQTASFQNKKLVINQHEFDVLVIPYAEYLPKVVVNALNNVLLSGTEVIFLKEYPENIAELVKNPQLANLSELPDILEESTEIRLSKYYPELVYYHYQKNDKDYWMFFNESLSQTIDAQVYFSSSEKPSYAYEAYDDVKKEIVNNQLILAPYQTIVWVFDNENHTEISQEEKSNLDEALTPNWEVELASAKEYPKFNVIGKMAKLKPINTLPSYDRITGTVAYTATVNLDNVEQICKIDLGAAYEVAQVLINGKSAGVRIAPPYIFDVTNLFHEGENTIRIEVTNTLGTQFRGGLNQYLLVEPFGLTETVKIARRK
- a CDS encoding glycoside hydrolase family 43 protein, whose protein sequence is MIVTAYQNPILRGMYPDPSIVRVDDTFYLVNSTFEYYPGIALSKSKDLLNWTKLPSIAKNHNQADLRKAKSNEGIFAVCIQYHEGYFYVITTNFAEWKNFIIRGKLSPDKESVIWENNRIEVEFPGIDPDLYFEGDKTYIQFTGYLENDQKAIRQIEIDITTGQTLRQAEILSYGSGGRDVEGPHIIKKGDYYYLLLAEGGTGLSHMITMFRSKNLWGPYDEAAPNNPLFTNRDRAEQALQNIGHADLFQDQLGNWWLTCLGTRPATVGFVQYTNIGRETLLYPVDWSGEWPLINNGIPTDTVNMTNFPEHAQTLSPQKFTDFVDTFETSELNPEWLSLRDSLANRITIKNNALSLTGSSEKLETLGVPSFLAVRQTEHAEIFQVDISSESHPNNGAFGLAIMINNDHYATLTLEKTQNNKFSIYKHIKVLDLEVNEKIGELSDLPQTLSITNTKDSKIFKATSNNQEISFTINAMHFSNEVIAALNTGDVQGIYATNNAVITITQASRRKIK